CGTTCATAATTAAATTAATTAATACTTGCTCCATCCGGTCCGGATCAAAAGAATATTCTAAGTCTGGTGTTTCTAATTCTAACCCTAATTCCACAAAATTCTCTTTTGCAAGTACATCAAAATTAGAAATAACTTTTCGTAGCAATGGAGCGAGCGGTAATTTTTGATTATCCATTTGATTAAATCCAGCTTCCATTCTAGCAAGATCCAACATATCGTTCACCAAGCGTCCAATACGAAGGGATTCATCATAAATAATTTGCGCAAACTCCCGCACTTCTTCATCCGACTGAGCAACCCCGTCAATAATCGCTTCACTATAACCTTGTAACATCGAAATCGGTGTTCTAAGCTCATGCGAGACGTTATTAACAAAATCACTTTTCATTTTTTCAAGTTGTTTTTCTTCTGTCATATCCCGAATTACCGCAACAATACTGCGCACATGTTCCCCCGTATAGAGCAACGTTAAAATCGCTACATACGTATGATCTGCAAAAGTGATTTCGCCAACTTGAGATTCTTTCTTTTCTAGCGTATCATTTAACAATTCATTTAAAGCTACTGGAATGAGTACTTTTTCGGTATTTTCAGGCGAGAAGAACCAATTATGTAAAAATTCTTCTGCCGGCGGGTTACTAAGAATGATTGTTTTATCCACACTAAACTTAATAACACCATCAGCCATCCCAACTAAAATATTGGATAGCTGTTCTTTTTCTTGTCTAAGGGCGCTAACATTATATTTCAATTGTTTTGCCATATCGTTAAAAGCTACCCCAAGTTCGCCAATTTCATCATGCGTATAAGTCGGTACCCGGTTGTCAAAATTCCCTTTAGAAACAGCAATCGCAATTTTTTTCATTTCACGAAGCGGAAAAGCCATTCGAGAAGAAAAGACGAAAGACAAGATAGACGTAATAACTATCGCAATAATACCTGAAACAATTAAGGTGCTCATTGTTTTTTCGTTTACTTTAAGGATATCATGATAAGACTG
The sequence above is drawn from the Listeria monocytogenes genome and encodes:
- a CDS encoding ATP-binding protein, with the translated sequence MKIWNSIVGKIWSTIILLLIGILVISGFLVAMIYEKNNITRITNELEDKTASIITVMQENNEVISAENNNDSALILLDDTMGVIIEQNGKSVYQSQSPDTISSASANKLIQDKTLDEALEKDNSVTMKYNFKTEKSSLPVEISAQKFKLANGETGVVYVYQSYHDILKVNEKTMSTLIVSGIIAIVITSILSFVFSSRMAFPLREMKKIAIAVSKGNFDNRVPTYTHDEIGELGVAFNDMAKQLKYNVSALRQEKEQLSNILVGMADGVIKFSVDKTIILSNPPAEEFLHNWFFSPENTEKVLIPVALNELLNDTLEKKESQVGEITFADHTYVAILTLLYTGEHVRSIVAVIRDMTEEKQLEKMKSDFVNNVSHELRTPISMLQGYSEAIIDGVAQSDEEVREFAQIIYDESLRIGRLVNDMLDLARMEAGFNQMDNQKLPLAPLLRKVISNFDVLAKENFVELGLELETPDLEYSFDPDRMEQVLINLIMNAIRHTGKEGYDGKVILKQTIDEARSNLVITVSDNGSGIAEEDIPYLFERFYKVDKARKRGKAVGTGIGLAIVKNIVEAHNGKISVESELGKGSDFIITLPLYK